A stretch of Hydrogenothermus marinus DNA encodes these proteins:
- a CDS encoding glycosyltransferase: MIKSTIRFSTALREKTRKQIENLGYADIVIGIPSYFSQNTIGYVIEQAAKGLDRYFPDKKSLIFVSDGGSTDDTREVAESVDISKYNITKIVGIYRGIPGKGSALRAVFEASEFLKAKVVITFDADLRSITPEWVNNLAQPILKGYDFVAPYYKRWKYDGTITNTIAYNLTRALYGKKIRQPIGGDFAFSYKLVKDFLDKEVWETEIAKFGIDIFMTTTAIVDGYKLCQARLGAKIHNEKNPSSDLSDMYREVVGTIFNLMEQESYESFWKKVKGSEDVEILGEPIGIDPKPFEIDINGLIEYFKIGYNNFAPIWKNILEEQDFKIIEKLFMVEKVEDFIMPIETWVRTVYRYANYFHLTPRQEFKVLNTMIPLYQARVASIVNELKDKNVEEAENYYDCQAKMFEDMKDYLIKIWG, encoded by the coding sequence ATGATTAAATCTACAATAAGATTTTCTACTGCTTTAAGAGAAAAAACAAGAAAACAGATAGAAAATTTAGGTTATGCAGATATAGTTATAGGAATTCCTTCTTATTTTAGTCAAAATACAATAGGATATGTTATAGAACAAGCGGCAAAAGGTTTAGATAGATATTTTCCAGATAAAAAATCCCTTATTTTTGTTTCAGATGGTGGTTCTACAGATGATACAAGAGAGGTTGCAGAGTCTGTAGATATATCAAAATATAATATTACTAAAATTGTGGGTATTTATAGAGGTATTCCAGGAAAAGGTTCAGCTTTAAGAGCAGTCTTTGAAGCATCTGAATTTTTAAAAGCTAAAGTTGTTATAACTTTTGATGCAGATTTAAGATCTATTACACCAGAATGGGTAAACAATTTAGCACAACCTATATTAAAAGGATATGATTTTGTTGCACCATATTACAAAAGATGGAAATATGATGGAACTATTACTAATACTATTGCTTATAACCTAACAAGAGCTTTATATGGTAAAAAGATTAGACAACCAATAGGTGGAGATTTTGCATTTTCATATAAGCTTGTAAAAGATTTTCTTGATAAGGAAGTTTGGGAAACAGAAATCGCCAAATTTGGAATTGATATATTTATGACAACAACAGCTATAGTAGATGGTTATAAGTTGTGTCAAGCAAGACTTGGTGCAAAAATACATAATGAAAAAAATCCATCTTCAGATTTAAGTGATATGTATAGAGAAGTAGTAGGTACTATTTTTAATCTAATGGAACAAGAATCTTATGAAAGTTTCTGGAAAAAAGTAAAAGGCTCTGAAGATGTGGAAATATTAGGAGAACCTATAGGAATAGATCCTAAGCCTTTTGAAATAGATATCAATGGATTAATAGAGTATTTTAAAATTGGATATAACAACTTTGCACCCATATGGAAAAATATCTTAGAAGAACAAGATTTTAAAATAATAGAAAAACTTTTTATGGTTGAAAAAGTAGAAGACTTTATTATGCCTATAGAAACCTGGGTAAGAACCGTTTATAGATACGCAAATTATTTTCATTTAACACCAAGACAGGAATTTAAAGTTTTAAATACAATGATCCCTTTATATCAAGCTCGGGTTGCATCTATTGTTAATGAATTAAAAGATAAGAATGTTGAAGAAGCTGAAAATTATTATGATTGTCAAGCAAAAATGTTTGAAGATATGAAAGATTATTTAATAAAAATCTGGGGGTAA
- a CDS encoding DUF302 domain-containing protein, whose amino-acid sequence MIKVFDTNKSFDEIISNVEEVCKESKFGVLKVYEFHNLLEEKGFPIEKKVTAFEICNPSYAKQLIEENPDIANFMPCKITVIQEGDNVKISILDIFTVAKTFNNPKIEEIAKEVQEIINKIIEKLSK is encoded by the coding sequence ATGATAAAAGTATTTGATACAAACAAAAGTTTTGACGAGATTATTTCTAATGTAGAAGAAGTTTGTAAAGAAAGCAAATTTGGAGTTTTAAAGGTTTACGAGTTCCATAATCTTTTAGAAGAAAAAGGGTTTCCAATTGAGAAAAAAGTAACTGCTTTTGAAATTTGTAATCCATCTTATGCAAAGCAATTAATAGAAGAAAATCCAGATATTGCTAATTTTATGCCATGTAAGATAACAGTTATTCAAGAAGGAGATAATGTAAAAATATCTATTTTAGATATTTTTACAGTTGCTAAAACTTTTAATAACCCTAAAATAGAAGAAATAGCCAAGGAAGTTCAAGAAATTATAAATAAAATAATAGAAAAATTATCTAAGTGA
- a CDS encoding efflux RND transporter permease subunit gives MIEKIIYWSVKNKFIVLSVLVMIFGASIWALKETPLDAIPDLSPPQVIVFTKWSGQSPSVVEDQITYPIVSTLLSVPKVETVRGISSFETSAVYVIFKEGTDIYWARSRVLEYLSQIKDKLPKTAQVTLGPDATGVGWVYEYALYSDKRNLWQLRTLQDWYLRYAILGVDGVSEVASIGGFVKGYQITIHPQKLRIYNITIKDILKALRENNNDTGGRIIEKNGFEFIIQGLGYIKKLDDIKNITIKIDKNAIPIRIKDIADVELVPMGRRGLADLNGLGEVVGGIVIMRFGENAYKVIQRVKEKIEEIKKSLPMDIKVITTYDRSQLIEKAIATLKRALFEESLIVILVVGIFLFHFRSSLVIILTLPLGILISFLFMKMLGITSNIMSLGGIAIAIGAMVDGAIVMVENAHKHIEKIKEEKGKITEKDRVEAIILAAQQVGKPIFFALLIIVVSFLPIFALTGQEGLLFKPLAYTKTFAMLAASFLAITVVPILMVWFIRGHIIPEHKNPINWLLLKIYTPIIKIVLKLRYLIVVFTIIAIGYIYPLYKKLSWEFMPTINEQTFMYMPVTPFGISADEAKNLTQLTDKIIASFPEVDTVFGKAGRADTATDPAPLSMIETIITFKPKEYWREGETYQSLMQEMEEKLKVPGLTNSWTYPIKGRIDMLLTGIRTPIGIKLYGDDLNKLQNIATKIEKELQKMPESLSVFADRVAQGYYLNIDIKKEKLARYGLTTDDIETVIQTAIGGMPISTLYKGLERYPMLIRFPYDYRTNIEAIKNLVIPTKYNRGVLVKDVADVYYTEAPSVIKSEKGMKVVYVYITPQPNITTEDYVKKANKILKNINLPSGYFIEWAGQSKYLEHAKERLKFIVPLAILIIFLLVYMTFKDIKNTLIVMLSLPFSMIGGLWFLDYLHFNLSIAVVVGFLALLGVAAETAIVMVVYVEESVKKYIKENKKLNNKLFNEAIYEGAVLRVRPVIMTVSTIIAGLLPLLYISGVGSEVMQRIAAPMIGGIISATVLTLLIIPSIYAIIKKWQLRKEGLFE, from the coding sequence ATGATAGAAAAAATAATATATTGGTCAGTTAAAAATAAGTTTATAGTTTTATCTGTTTTAGTAATGATTTTTGGAGCATCTATATGGGCTTTAAAAGAAACACCATTAGATGCTATTCCAGATTTATCACCGCCTCAAGTAATAGTATTTACAAAATGGTCTGGCCAATCACCATCTGTTGTTGAAGATCAGATAACATATCCTATAGTTTCAACCCTTCTTTCTGTCCCTAAGGTAGAAACAGTTAGAGGAATTTCTTCTTTTGAAACATCTGCAGTTTATGTAATATTCAAAGAAGGGACAGATATATACTGGGCAAGAAGTAGAGTTTTAGAGTATCTATCTCAGATAAAAGATAAACTTCCTAAAACTGCTCAGGTTACTCTTGGTCCAGATGCTACAGGAGTTGGATGGGTTTATGAATATGCTCTTTATTCAGACAAAAGAAATTTATGGCAGTTAAGAACATTACAAGACTGGTATTTAAGATATGCCATTCTTGGAGTTGATGGAGTATCAGAGGTTGCATCTATTGGAGGATTTGTTAAAGGTTATCAAATAACTATCCATCCTCAAAAGCTAAGAATATACAATATAACCATTAAAGATATACTAAAAGCTTTAAGAGAAAATAATAATGACACTGGTGGAAGAATAATAGAAAAAAATGGTTTTGAGTTTATTATTCAAGGTCTTGGATATATAAAAAAACTTGATGATATTAAGAATATAACAATAAAAATAGATAAAAATGCTATTCCTATAAGAATTAAAGATATAGCAGATGTTGAGCTTGTACCTATGGGAAGAAGAGGTCTCGCCGATTTAAATGGACTTGGAGAAGTTGTTGGTGGAATAGTAATAATGAGATTTGGAGAAAATGCATATAAAGTTATTCAAAGAGTAAAAGAAAAAATAGAAGAGATAAAAAAATCTTTACCTATGGATATAAAAGTAATTACAACTTATGATAGATCACAGCTCATAGAAAAAGCTATAGCAACATTAAAAAGAGCCCTTTTTGAAGAAAGTTTAATAGTAATTTTAGTGGTAGGCATATTTTTATTTCATTTTAGAAGTTCCTTAGTGATAATTTTAACTCTTCCTCTTGGAATTTTAATATCATTTTTATTTATGAAAATGCTTGGTATCACTTCTAATATTATGTCCCTTGGTGGTATTGCTATTGCAATTGGGGCTATGGTAGATGGTGCCATTGTTATGGTTGAAAATGCTCATAAGCATATAGAAAAGATAAAAGAAGAAAAAGGAAAAATTACAGAAAAAGATAGAGTAGAAGCTATAATCTTAGCAGCACAACAGGTTGGAAAACCTATATTTTTTGCATTATTAATAATAGTAGTTTCATTTTTACCTATTTTTGCTTTAACTGGACAAGAAGGACTATTATTTAAACCTCTTGCTTATACTAAAACATTTGCAATGCTTGCTGCATCATTCTTAGCAATAACAGTTGTGCCAATATTAATGGTATGGTTTATTAGAGGTCATATTATTCCAGAACATAAAAATCCTATTAACTGGCTTTTATTGAAAATATATACACCAATAATAAAAATAGTGCTAAAACTTAGATATTTGATTGTAGTTTTTACTATTATAGCTATTGGATATATATATCCTCTTTATAAAAAGTTATCTTGGGAATTTATGCCTACTATAAATGAACAAACATTTATGTATATGCCTGTTACACCTTTTGGTATTTCTGCAGATGAAGCTAAAAATCTTACTCAACTTACAGATAAAATAATTGCATCATTTCCTGAAGTTGATACTGTTTTTGGAAAAGCAGGTAGAGCAGATACAGCAACAGATCCTGCACCTTTATCTATGATAGAAACAATTATCACATTCAAACCAAAAGAGTACTGGAGAGAAGGAGAAACTTATCAATCTCTTATGCAAGAAATGGAAGAAAAATTAAAAGTACCAGGGCTTACTAATAGTTGGACTTATCCAATAAAAGGAAGAATTGATATGCTTTTAACAGGAATAAGAACACCAATAGGTATAAAGCTATATGGAGATGATTTAAACAAACTACAAAATATAGCTACTAAAATAGAAAAAGAACTTCAAAAAATGCCAGAAAGTTTATCTGTTTTTGCTGATAGAGTAGCACAAGGGTATTATCTAAATATAGATATAAAAAAAGAAAAACTTGCAAGGTATGGACTTACTACAGATGATATAGAAACAGTAATACAAACTGCAATAGGTGGTATGCCTATATCTACTCTATACAAAGGATTAGAAAGATATCCAATGCTTATAAGATTTCCTTATGATTATAGAACAAATATTGAAGCTATAAAAAATTTAGTAATACCTACAAAGTATAATAGAGGCGTTTTAGTTAAAGATGTAGCAGATGTTTATTATACAGAAGCACCTTCCGTTATAAAATCAGAAAAAGGAATGAAGGTAGTATATGTTTATATTACACCACAGCCAAATATAACAACTGAAGATTATGTAAAAAAAGCAAATAAAATTTTAAAAAATATAAACTTACCTTCAGGATATTTTATAGAATGGGCAGGACAGAGTAAATACTTAGAACATGCAAAAGAAAGACTTAAATTTATAGTTCCTTTGGCAATATTAATAATATTCTTACTTGTTTATATGACATTTAAAGATATAAAGAATACACTTATTGTAATGCTTTCTTTACCTTTTTCAATGATTGGAGGTTTGTGGTTTTTAGATTATCTACATTTTAATCTAAGTATTGCAGTAGTTGTTGGATTCCTTGCATTATTAGGAGTTGCAGCAGAAACTGCAATTGTTATGGTTGTTTATGTTGAAGAGTCTGTAAAAAAATATATAAAAGAAAATAAAAAGCTAAACAATAAATTATTTAATGAAGCTATATATGAAGGGGCAGTTTTAAGGGTAAGACCTGTAATTATGACAGTTTCTACTATTATTGCAGGATTATTACCTTTATTATATATCTCAGGTGTAGGTTCTGAGGTTATGCAAAGAATAGCTGCACCAATGATAGGGGGAATAATTTCTGCAACAGTTCTTACTCTATTGATAATTCCTTCTATATATGCAATTATAAAAAAATGGCAATTAAGAAAAGAGGGATTATTTGAATGA
- a CDS encoding M48 family metalloprotease, producing MKSFKNVVVIDYKDNLAFNFLGKVVLSKAVFKNLNTKERKALFLHEKGHMENKDSFKLVFANFIFKLFPDFIKKYIKKSYILFLETKADRYALNFIDAKFLANTLLKFKTLSSYSQPMMNNFTEERIKNLFEEENIKLPKVIHLIVLLILITLFIAIIYKTCFCGIMI from the coding sequence ATTAAGTCTTTTAAAAATGTAGTAGTTATAGATTATAAAGATAATCTTGCTTTCAATTTTTTAGGAAAAGTTGTATTATCCAAAGCAGTATTTAAAAACCTAAATACAAAAGAAAGAAAAGCTTTATTTTTACATGAAAAGGGGCATATGGAAAATAAAGATAGTTTTAAATTAGTATTTGCAAATTTTATATTTAAATTATTTCCAGATTTTATTAAAAAATATATTAAAAAAAGCTATATTCTTTTCTTAGAAACAAAAGCAGATAGATATGCATTAAATTTTATAGATGCTAAATTTTTAGCAAATACTTTGCTTAAATTTAAAACTTTATCTTCATATAGTCAGCCTATGATGAATAATTTCACTGAAGAAAGAATTAAAAATTTATTTGAAGAAGAAAATATAAAATTACCAAAAGTTATACATTTAATTGTTCTGCTTATATTAATAACCCTGTTTATAGCTATAATTTACAAAACCTGTTTTTGTGGGATAATGATATGA
- a CDS encoding glycerate kinase type-2 family protein: protein MPLKEEALQIFDFALKSVLPENLIKDKIKIENNNLYIEKDIYPLKDKFYILGSGKASVSMAKAFEKYFLDYIEDGLVISNYTEKLKKVKVLEGSHPLPTEKTIDATKSLIEKIKSLKENDFFIYLLSGGSSALLELPIEPITLEDLKITTNLLLKKSVPIDDINTVRKHISKVKGGRLAKLTKAKGVVLVISDVIGDNLETIGSAPLYMDKTTYKDAYNVLKKYNIWEEIPESVKTVIEKGLKGEIEETPKNPPENIKHYIIGNNSYMLNKAKEKATEIGYKTYIMTSSLHGEAKEVAKVIMSIAKEIEKSENPFKKPVCLLFGGETTVNVLGNGKGGRCQEMALSALKEFKNLEKVVFLAAGTDGIDGNSDADGAVIDKNDYLKANELGLNIDEYLKNNDSYNFFKKLNSLIFTGKTGTNVMDIQILIVG from the coding sequence ATGCCTTTAAAAGAAGAAGCATTACAGATATTTGATTTTGCTTTAAAATCTGTTCTTCCGGAAAATCTTATAAAAGATAAAATAAAAATTGAAAATAACAACCTTTACATTGAAAAAGATATATATCCATTAAAAGATAAATTCTATATTTTAGGAAGTGGAAAAGCTTCTGTCAGTATGGCAAAAGCCTTTGAAAAATACTTCTTAGATTATATTGAAGATGGATTAGTAATATCAAACTATACAGAAAAATTAAAAAAGGTAAAGGTTTTAGAGGGTTCTCATCCATTACCTACAGAAAAAACAATTGATGCTACAAAATCATTGATAGAAAAAATAAAATCTTTAAAAGAAAATGACTTTTTTATATATCTTCTATCTGGAGGAAGCTCTGCTCTTTTAGAACTTCCTATAGAGCCTATAACATTAGAAGATTTAAAAATAACTACTAATTTACTTTTAAAAAAGTCTGTTCCTATTGATGATATAAATACAGTAAGAAAACATATATCTAAGGTAAAAGGTGGAAGACTTGCAAAATTAACAAAAGCAAAAGGAGTAGTATTAGTAATTTCTGATGTAATAGGTGATAACCTTGAAACTATAGGCTCTGCACCTTTGTATATGGATAAAACTACTTATAAAGATGCTTATAATGTTTTAAAAAAATACAATATCTGGGAAGAAATCCCAGAAAGTGTAAAAACTGTAATAGAAAAAGGTTTAAAAGGAGAAATAGAGGAAACACCAAAAAATCCACCAGAAAATATAAAACATTACATTATTGGAAATAATTCATATATGTTAAATAAAGCAAAAGAAAAAGCAACAGAAATTGGTTATAAAACATATATAATGACAAGCTCACTACATGGAGAAGCAAAAGAAGTAGCAAAGGTTATTATGTCTATTGCAAAGGAAATAGAAAAATCAGAAAATCCATTTAAAAAACCAGTCTGCTTGTTATTTGGAGGAGAAACAACTGTTAATGTTTTAGGAAATGGAAAAGGTGGAAGATGTCAGGAAATGGCATTATCTGCTCTTAAAGAGTTTAAAAATTTAGAAAAGGTAGTTTTTTTAGCAGCAGGAACAGATGGAATAGATGGAAACTCTGATGCAGATGGAGCAGTAATAGATAAAAATGATTATTTAAAAGCAAACGAACTTGGATTAAATATTGATGAGTATCTTAAAAACAATGATTCTTATAACTTTTTTAAAAAACTAAATAGTTTAATTTTTACAGGAAAGACAGGAACAAATGTTATGGATATACAAATATTAATAGTGGGGTAA
- a CDS encoding efflux RND transporter periplasmic adaptor subunit: MKKLKNKFLIFIIGIACFITGIIAGFIFKIYDKINIEDLIYKEDKTIQSASLPKPTAYPVGNLTVEQLFNIDTTKVQRKKLVKKIETYADLTHPESDIKDITFKIDGYVEELYADFTGEYVKKGQPLVKIYSPQLVSAQEEFLRAYEYYQKMKNTDDEVLKKTAKDFYEASYKRLLYWDITEKQIENLKKTKKVFKTMTLYSPYDGWIMEKFVYLGSKVKAGKPLFRIAKHKDLWLMVKVYEKDIPFVKEGQNVDIKFDAYPDKIYKGKIDYVYPMMDFKNRTKDVRIVIQNKDYKLVPGMYSKVTIKIPIGEALVLPETAVINTGKRQIVFYQKEKGIFKPLYVKLGRYVDGYYEILSGVKEGMVVANSALFLLDADAQLKGEYRKLNEKASIGKKK, encoded by the coding sequence ATGAAAAAACTAAAAAATAAGTTTTTAATATTTATTATAGGTATAGCTTGCTTTATTACAGGAATTATTGCAGGATTTATTTTTAAGATATATGACAAAATAAATATTGAGGATTTAATCTATAAAGAAGATAAAACTATTCAGTCAGCCTCTCTTCCAAAACCAACTGCATATCCAGTAGGAAATTTAACTGTAGAACAGCTATTTAATATAGATACAACAAAAGTTCAAAGGAAAAAGCTAGTTAAAAAGATAGAAACTTATGCAGACCTTACCCATCCAGAATCAGATATAAAAGATATTACTTTTAAAATAGATGGATATGTTGAAGAGCTTTATGCAGATTTTACAGGGGAATATGTAAAAAAAGGACAACCTCTTGTAAAAATATATAGTCCACAGCTTGTATCTGCACAAGAAGAGTTCTTAAGAGCTTATGAATATTATCAAAAAATGAAAAATACAGATGATGAAGTTCTAAAAAAAACTGCAAAAGATTTTTATGAAGCATCATATAAAAGGCTTTTATACTGGGATATTACAGAAAAACAGATTGAGAATCTTAAAAAAACAAAGAAAGTTTTTAAAACAATGACTTTATATTCCCCATATGATGGATGGATTATGGAAAAGTTTGTATATCTTGGTTCTAAAGTAAAAGCAGGAAAACCTTTATTTAGAATAGCAAAACATAAAGATTTATGGTTAATGGTAAAGGTTTATGAAAAAGATATTCCTTTTGTAAAAGAAGGTCAGAATGTAGATATAAAGTTTGATGCATATCCAGATAAAATTTACAAAGGTAAGATAGATTATGTTTATCCAATGATGGATTTTAAAAATAGAACAAAAGATGTTCGTATTGTTATACAAAATAAGGATTATAAGTTAGTACCTGGTATGTATTCAAAAGTGACTATAAAAATACCTATAGGAGAGGCTCTTGTTTTACCTGAAACAGCAGTTATAAACACAGGTAAAAGGCAAATTGTTTTCTATCAAAAAGAAAAAGGTATTTTCAAACCTTTATATGTAAAACTTGGAAGATATGTAGATGGATATTATGAAATTCTAAGTGGTGTTAAAGAAGGTATGGTTGTTGCAAATTCAGCTTTATTCCTTCTTGATGCAGATGCTCAATTAAAAGGTGAATATAGAAAGCTTAATGAAAAAGCATCTATAGGTAAGAAAAAATGA
- a CDS encoding TolC family protein, translated as MKKIIFCILILQSIVFAEDIKTIINKSLNENPKLKAIEKELKSYKAKEIFVSNLEDPVVSFSINDIQIFYKPLSRTLEPMQTVNFSFSQKIPWLKKLKTKKDKIKKLYDERFYYLQDLKQDIIFNIYRISYRYWEVKEKLKIIKEYEKVAKHLIDFSNTLYSVGKVSQSEVFNAQVFYSQLKEKEVRLIERQKSLLSNLYYYTNFNIKDIKINLIKPYYLTGLNNYISLALEQNPKLKSYKQKIKAKKEELKLAKLDYKPDFRFFTTYSYREHFRDYISFGVSFNLPVWKKYRQDKKVIETSLLLNKEKDMYKDLENKIKSQIEESFYNANSFYESYKIFKDYLLTQTKSVYESVIDEYKVGTKNIFDVIKALNQILNVKMKLIEITANFNISYKNIEKLTGEIK; from the coding sequence ATGAAAAAAATTATTTTTTGCATTTTAATACTACAATCTATAGTTTTTGCAGAAGATATAAAAACTATTATTAATAAATCTTTAAATGAAAATCCAAAACTAAAAGCTATAGAAAAAGAACTAAAATCATATAAAGCTAAAGAAATATTTGTTTCAAATTTAGAAGACCCTGTAGTTTCCTTTTCTATAAATGATATTCAGATTTTTTATAAACCATTATCAAGAACGTTAGAACCTATGCAAACTGTTAATTTTAGTTTTTCTCAAAAAATTCCTTGGTTAAAAAAACTTAAAACAAAAAAAGATAAAATAAAAAAGCTTTATGATGAAAGATTTTATTATCTACAAGATTTAAAACAAGATATTATTTTTAATATTTATAGAATATCTTATAGATACTGGGAAGTTAAAGAGAAACTAAAAATAATAAAAGAGTATGAAAAAGTAGCAAAACATCTTATAGATTTTTCAAATACATTATACAGTGTAGGTAAAGTTTCACAATCAGAAGTTTTTAATGCACAGGTTTTTTATTCTCAGTTAAAAGAAAAAGAAGTAAGACTTATAGAAAGACAAAAATCTTTACTTTCAAATCTTTATTATTATACTAATTTTAATATTAAAGATATAAAAATTAATCTAATTAAACCATATTATCTGACAGGACTTAATAATTATATCTCTTTAGCATTAGAGCAAAATCCAAAACTAAAATCATATAAGCAAAAAATAAAGGCTAAAAAAGAAGAACTTAAATTGGCAAAACTTGATTATAAACCTGATTTTAGATTTTTCACAACCTATTCTTATCGTGAACACTTTAGAGATTATATCTCTTTTGGAGTAAGTTTTAACCTTCCTGTTTGGAAAAAGTATAGACAAGATAAAAAAGTGATAGAGACTTCTTTGCTTTTAAATAAAGAAAAAGATATGTATAAAGATTTAGAAAATAAAATAAAATCTCAAATAGAAGAAAGTTTTTACAATGCAAACTCTTTTTATGAAAGCTACAAAATTTTTAAAGATTATTTACTTACTCAAACAAAATCAGTTTATGAAAGTGTAATAGATGAGTATAAAGTAGGAACAAAAAATATATTTGATGTAATAAAAGCTTTAAATCAAATTCTTAATGTAAAAATGAAATTAATTGAGATAACTGCAAACTTTAATATCTCTTACAAAAATATAGAAAAACTGACTGGAGAGATAAAATGA
- a CDS encoding HAD-IIB family hydrolase gives MNLLIFTDLDGTLLNYGDYSFEDAKPALEKIKQNNIPLILTTSKTRKEVEILQKNIGINDPFIVENGAAIFFKKGYKGFKIPNTVSIDDYQVIILGERYEKVREIFNIYKKDYCLKGFGDLTAEEIVKLTNLPLERVKLSKQREFTEPFITDCPEKIEDLKKEVAKHGFKIIEGGRFYHFISQNQDKGKAVEITKKIFEENLKTKIKTIGLGDSKNDIPLLEKVDIPILIKKHDGSYIDINLPNLIKSTYEGSKGWNEVVMPLLEKYLENR, from the coding sequence ATGAATCTGCTAATTTTTACAGATTTAGATGGAACTTTATTAAATTATGGAGATTACTCTTTTGAAGATGCTAAACCTGCTTTAGAAAAAATAAAACAAAATAATATTCCTCTTATACTTACAACAAGTAAAACAAGAAAAGAAGTAGAAATTTTACAGAAGAATATTGGCATTAATGATCCATTTATAGTAGAAAATGGAGCCGCTATATTTTTCAAAAAAGGTTATAAAGGTTTTAAAATTCCAAATACTGTTTCTATTGATGATTACCAAGTAATAATCTTAGGAGAAAGATATGAAAAAGTAAGAGAAATTTTTAATATCTATAAAAAAGATTACTGTCTTAAAGGTTTTGGAGATTTAACTGCAGAAGAAATAGTTAAGCTTACAAACTTACCTTTAGAAAGAGTAAAACTTTCAAAACAAAGAGAGTTCACAGAGCCTTTTATTACTGATTGCCCAGAAAAAATAGAAGACTTAAAAAAGGAAGTGGCAAAACATGGATTTAAAATAATAGAAGGTGGAAGATTTTACCATTTTATTAGCCAAAATCAGGATAAAGGAAAAGCAGTAGAAATTACAAAAAAGATATTTGAAGAAAATCTAAAAACAAAAATAAAAACAATAGGCCTTGGAGATAGTAAAAATGATATACCTTTACTTGAAAAAGTTGATATACCTATATTAATAAAGAAACATGATGGTAGCTATATAGATATAAATCTACCAAATTTAATAAAATCAACTTATGAAGGTAGTAAAGGATGGAATGAGGTTGTAATGCCTTTATTAGAAAAATACCTTGAAAACAGATAG
- a CDS encoding BlaI/MecI/CopY family transcriptional regulator, with product MEFLKKGLKALRFKRNKPSPFGELEEKVMEVVWKKENATVSEVREALKNKFAYTTIMTILDRLYKKGVLKREKEGKGYRYFPVMTKEEFEKSITKEVVKNLTKENPVAAIAAFEGIIENLSQEDIEKLKKFIEQKNER from the coding sequence ATGGAGTTTTTAAAAAAAGGTTTAAAAGCTTTAAGATTTAAAAGAAATAAACCTTCCCCTTTTGGAGAACTTGAAGAAAAAGTAATGGAAGTAGTATGGAAAAAAGAAAATGCAACAGTATCAGAAGTTAGAGAAGCTTTAAAAAATAAATTTGCATATACAACTATAATGACAATTCTTGATAGATTATATAAGAAAGGTGTTTTAAAAAGGGAAAAAGAAGGTAAAGGATATAGATATTTTCCTGTAATGACAAAAGAAGAATTTGAAAAAAGTATTACAAAAGAAGTTGTAAAAAATCTTACAAAAGAAAATCCTGTTGCAGCTATAGCCGCATTTGAAGGAATAATAGAAAATCTTTCTCAAGAAGATATTGAAAAGTTAAAAAAGTTTATAGAGCAGAAAAATGAAAGATAG